The genomic window ACCAATAGCAATAATCAATTCAGCATCCGCAGTATTACCCGTTAATTTTAAAGATTGTTGTTGTATCTGCTGACATAGTATTTGCTTAGCAAGATAGGTTCTTGCTGGCATTTGGGGTGAGTGGATAATAGCAATTGTTTTCATCAAGAAATTCCTTATATTTGAAATGGGATCAGAGCAACTTGGTTCATCATTTTTGTCAGTTGTTGCCGATCCATGCTCCTAACATTACCTTGGCTGACTGTTATGGCACTAATAGCTGTTGCTAAGCGCAAGGTATGTTCACTGGTTTGCCGCATCATTAAACCATAAATTAAACCTCCGACCATGGCATCTCCGGCACCAACAGTACTTACAACCTGACATTTTGGTGGAGTTGCTAACCAAGCACCGGATGCGTTGACCCACATGGCACCTTCTTCGCCTAAGGAAATGACAACGTGAGTAATGCCTTGAGAAAGTAATTGCTGGGCCGCTTTGGCGATTTCTTGATAGGTAGGTAAAGGGTGGCCAATCCAACTTTCTAATTCATGTCGATTTGGTTTCACCAACCAAGGATTGGCTTTTAAACCGGCAATCAATGCTTCTCGGCTACTATCAAATATGACGCACATACATTGATTACGTAGCCGTTTCATCCAGTCAGTAAAGTCATCTAAATCGATACCTTTGGGTAAGCTACCACTAACACATATCATATCAAATTGACTTAACCAGCTAAGGGAATCTTTGGCAAAATGCTGCCAATCCTGTTTATTTACTTCAAAGCCGGAAAAATTAAAATCACTAACCACACTATTTTTTTCAGTCAATTTGACGTTAATGCGAGTTCTACCTTCGATGGCATGAAAATGATTTGTGATCCCGCGCTCTTTGAAGTCGTGAAGAAAACCGTTTAGATTTTCTTTACCTAAAAAACCACCGACAGTGACATTAACATTTAGATTTTTTAATGTATTAGCAACATTTATGCCTTTACCTGCCGGATACAATCCATGGGTTTTAACTAAGTTGACAGCACCTTTTTCAATACTGTCTAACATGCCGACTAAATCATATGCCGGATTTAATGTAATGGTTGCAACTTTACCTTTCATGCAATTTTTTCATCCATATTAGCGTTAATCACTTGCTCAATGGCATGTAAGGTTGCTTGGGCGTCAGGGCCACTGATCTTAAATTGG from Arsenophonus sp. aPb includes these protein-coding regions:
- the fruK gene encoding 1-phosphofructokinase, which gives rise to MKGKVATITLNPAYDLVGMLDSIEKGAVNLVKTHGLYPAGKGINVANTLKNLNVNVTVGGFLGKENLNGFLHDFKERGITNHFHAIEGRTRINVKLTEKNSVVSDFNFSGFEVNKQDWQHFAKDSLSWLSQFDMICVSGSLPKGIDLDDFTDWMKRLRNQCMCVIFDSSREALIAGLKANPWLVKPNRHELESWIGHPLPTYQEIAKAAQQLLSQGITHVVISLGEEGAMWVNASGAWLATPPKCQVVSTVGAGDAMVGGLIYGLMMRQTSEHTLRLATAISAITVSQGNVRSMDRQQLTKMMNQVALIPFQI